In Deltaproteobacteria bacterium, one genomic interval encodes:
- a CDS encoding GspH/FimT family pseudopilin, which yields MDDPTTWMDHSRQGFSVVELLTVLTIFVVLATLALSAFVKWLPDLELGKAVRGIKADMQLTKSLAIRKATPLALEFSVLANNYTIFTDNGVGGGTPGNCLQDGSEPTLKVVSLPAQVTIAAVNFDGTDRFGFGSRGLPYDSSGGPLDSGRIELRNTLNHSKTIQVDVVGRITIP from the coding sequence ATGGACGACCCTACAACCTGGATGGATCACAGTCGACAAGGATTCAGTGTGGTGGAACTGCTCACTGTTCTCACCATTTTTGTGGTGCTGGCGACCTTGGCGCTGTCTGCTTTCGTAAAATGGTTGCCAGACCTGGAACTGGGTAAAGCAGTAAGGGGTATCAAGGCCGATATGCAATTGACAAAGTCGCTCGCCATCAGAAAGGCTACCCCTTTAGCCCTGGAGTTTTCCGTCCTGGCAAACAATTACACCATTTTTACGGACAACGGGGTGGGTGGCGGTACCCCAGGGAATTGCCTGCAGGATGGCTCTGAACCCACCCTCAAGGTCGTCAGCCTGCCTGCACAGGTGACAATTGCTGCGGTGAATTTCGACGGGACTGACAGATTTGGCTTTGGCAGCCGCGGCCTTCCCTATGACAGCAGTGGTGGCCCTCTGGATTCAGGTAGGATAGAATTGAGAAATACCCTCAACCACAGCAAAACCATACAGGTGGATGTGGTTGGGCGCATCACTATCCCTTGA
- a CDS encoding sigma-54-dependent Fis family transcriptional regulator — MRQKRILIIDDEENMRHMLTVLLEKEGYAVTSAANGKDGLAKAETTAFDVILCDLKMPVLDGMSFLKEFQQTGIDSTVIMMSAYGTLDMALEAMKLGAYDYVSKPFKTDEVLLTLKKAEERERLRRENQRLQKSVKERYSFACMIGRSAAMQEIFATIERIAAYKSTVLITGESGTGKELIARAIHYNSPRARQPLVTVNCGAIPETLLESELFGHCKGAFTDAASNKLGLFAEADGGSIFLDEIGELPLALQVKLLRVLQEGEFKRLGDTRTMKVDTRVIAATTKNLALEVSEGRFRDDLYYRINVLQICVPPLRDRRLDIPLLANHFIDKTRERLGCEARELSPQVMRTLQQYPWPGNVRELENVIERAMIMAQGKRIEVDDLPPEIVNSKGTEFQPQEEADLSIKAASRLLEKNLIQRALEKTGGNRTQAARLLEISHPALLYKMKAYGLGDSQRG, encoded by the coding sequence GGCCAACGGCAAGGATGGCCTGGCAAAAGCTGAGACTACTGCTTTTGATGTTATTCTCTGCGACCTGAAAATGCCTGTTCTCGATGGCATGAGTTTTCTTAAAGAATTTCAACAAACTGGCATTGATTCGACCGTCATCATGATGTCCGCCTATGGTACTCTTGACATGGCTCTGGAGGCGATGAAGCTGGGAGCCTACGATTACGTGTCCAAGCCGTTCAAGACAGATGAGGTGCTTCTCACCCTCAAGAAAGCAGAAGAACGGGAGCGGCTGCGTCGCGAAAATCAACGGCTGCAAAAGAGTGTAAAGGAGCGCTACAGTTTTGCTTGTATGATTGGCCGCAGTGCTGCCATGCAAGAGATCTTTGCAACAATTGAACGAATTGCCGCCTACAAAAGCACGGTCCTCATCACTGGCGAAAGTGGCACCGGCAAAGAATTGATTGCCAGGGCCATTCACTACAACTCGCCGCGAGCACGACAGCCACTGGTGACGGTGAATTGTGGTGCCATTCCTGAAACGCTACTGGAGAGTGAACTCTTTGGTCATTGTAAAGGGGCATTTACAGATGCTGCCAGCAATAAATTGGGGCTGTTCGCTGAAGCAGATGGCGGCTCTATCTTTCTCGACGAAATTGGTGAACTGCCTCTGGCCCTGCAGGTAAAACTTCTGAGAGTGTTGCAGGAAGGAGAGTTCAAAAGACTCGGTGATACCAGGACCATGAAGGTGGATACCAGAGTTATCGCAGCCACCACCAAGAACCTGGCCTTAGAGGTGAGTGAGGGCCGTTTTCGTGATGATCTCTACTACAGGATCAATGTGCTGCAAATTTGTGTACCGCCTCTGCGGGACCGGCGCCTGGACATTCCTCTGCTAGCGAACCACTTTATTGATAAGACAAGAGAACGGCTGGGATGTGAGGCAAGAGAGCTGAGTCCGCAGGTCATGCGGACCCTGCAGCAATACCCATGGCCCGGCAATGTGCGTGAACTGGAGAACGTCATTGAACGGGCCATGATTATGGCGCAAGGGAAAAGAATAGAAGTGGATGATTTGCCACCGGAAATAGTGAATTCCAAGGGCACTGAATTTCAGCCGCAAGAGGAGGCCGACCTGTCGATCAAGGCTGCCAGCCGATTGCTCGAAAAAAACCTCATTCAACGGGCGCTGGAGAAAACGGGAGGCAATCGGACTCAGGCGGCGAGACTTCTGGAGATCAGCCACCCGGCCCTTCTTTACAAGATGAAGGCCTATGGTCTCGGTGATTCCCAAAGGGGATGA
- a CDS encoding prepilin-type N-terminal cleavage/methylation domain-containing protein, with amino-acid sequence MSAKSGFTLLEVLTAVSILAVGILAVASMQVSAIQENSFSNETTVCTYLAQAKLEELKSVADVADLTDGSESGLDATGAAGGSFDRFWTVRPGPTASTRLLEVNVSWTAAGRTHSVVLRALTRGNGE; translated from the coding sequence GTGTCTGCAAAGAGTGGTTTTACTCTCCTGGAAGTATTGACGGCAGTCAGCATTCTTGCCGTTGGCATCCTGGCAGTGGCTTCTATGCAAGTCTCTGCCATCCAGGAAAACAGCTTCAGCAATGAGACTACCGTTTGTACCTACCTGGCGCAGGCAAAGCTGGAAGAACTGAAAAGTGTGGCAGATGTGGCCGACCTTACAGACGGCAGTGAAAGCGGCCTGGACGCAACCGGGGCTGCTGGCGGCAGTTTCGACCGCTTCTGGACTGTGAGGCCGGGGCCCACAGCAAGCACACGCTTGTTGGAAGTAAATGTCAGTTGGACGGCAGCAGGTCGAACCCATAGTGTGGTTCTGCGTGCCCTCACCCGCGGAAATGGAGAATGA
- a CDS encoding prepilin-type N-terminal cleavage/methylation domain-containing protein, with the protein MIRKRASLPYSALWADASAPPGDKGFTVLEILLALAIMALVVSSVYGVFISADRSYRTQDRIADAQQAARIGLHFMVQEIRMAGLDPLGTASAGVLQAADTTVTFTADFNINGTIDETDSEKITYHLNGNTLQRILYQGTASEATQNLLDKVSSLNFSYLDIQGNSLATPVASDDLQLIKAVEIAVTVQDKDAKGKLFDRTFTTRVLCRNLSGQAA; encoded by the coding sequence ATGATCCGGAAAAGAGCCTCTTTGCCATATTCAGCCCTGTGGGCAGATGCAAGCGCTCCTCCTGGCGACAAGGGCTTCACCGTCCTGGAAATCCTGCTTGCTCTTGCCATCATGGCCCTGGTGGTGTCGTCTGTCTATGGTGTGTTTATTTCTGCTGACCGCTCCTATCGCACCCAGGATAGAATTGCCGACGCCCAGCAGGCGGCCCGCATTGGCCTGCATTTCATGGTACAGGAGATCCGCATGGCAGGACTGGACCCATTGGGCACCGCATCTGCTGGTGTACTCCAGGCTGCGGACACCACTGTGACGTTCACTGCAGATTTCAACATAAATGGTACCATTGACGAAACGGACAGTGAAAAAATCACCTACCATTTGAATGGCAATACCTTGCAGCGCATTCTTTATCAGGGGACGGCAAGTGAAGCCACTCAAAATTTGCTGGACAAGGTGAGCAGCCTCAACTTCAGTTACCTCGACATTCAGGGCAATAGCCTTGCTACCCCGGTGGCAAGTGACGATCTGCAACTCATCAAAGCCGTCGAAATCGCTGTGACTGTGCAGGATAAGGACGCCAAGGGGAAGTTGTTCGACAGGACCTTCACTACGAGGGTGCTCTGCCGCAACTTGTCAGGACAGGCAGCATGA